The DNA region CGCACCCGTTAAAATTTATCAAGTAATCGGTAGTAGGTAAGAGGTAAACTATTTTTCCTGGAAAAGATTTGTCGGTTGGGTAGAAGCGAAAAAACTTTGTCCCTACTCCCATCCTCTATTGCCTCTTCCTTACGCCATCGGGTTATTAATACCCACCCAGCGAGTTACGATATTACCCAACGTTGTACATAGTAATTTTGATGGTTGATTATGCATTTAGTGTCTAGAAAATGTTCTTTTCGACTCCGCTCAGGGAACATTTTATTTCTACTTTCCATTTCTCTTTTGGCCCTGTTCTTCAACTTTGCCGTACCCTCTGCACTGGCCCTCCAAGTGCCTCAGCCGGGAGCCAACAATTTTGTTACGAGTGCTGTGAATCAAGTTGGTCCAGCAGTCGTGCGGATTGATACGGAGCGTACCATTGTACGGAATATAGACCCCTTTATGACCGATCCCTTCTTTCAACGGTTTTTTGGTGAAGAGTTTTTTAATACTGCACCCCGTGAAGAACTGCAACGGGGCCAAGGCTCAGGATTTATCATCGACTCGAATGGGATTATTCTGACCAATGCCCATGTCGTTAGTGGTGCAGACCGCGTACAAGTGACTCTCAAAGATGGCCGCTCCTTTGAAGGCAACGTTTTGGGCACCGATCGGGTTACGGACTTAGCCGTCGTGGAAATTGACGACCCCCAAGGGCAATTACCGATGGCTCCCTTGGGAGATTCCGATCGCGTACAAGTCGGAGATTGGGCGATCGCCGTCGGCAACCCCCTAGGCTTAGATAACACCGT from Roseofilum reptotaenium CS-1145 includes:
- a CDS encoding HhoA/HhoB/HtrA family serine endopeptidase — protein: MHLVSRKCSFRLRSGNILFLLSISLLALFFNFAVPSALALQVPQPGANNFVTSAVNQVGPAVVRIDTERTIVRNIDPFMTDPFFQRFFGEEFFNTAPREELQRGQGSGFIIDSNGIILTNAHVVSGADRVQVTLKDGRSFEGNVLGTDRVTDLAVVEIDDPQGQLPMAPLGDSDRVQVGDWAIAVGNPLGLDNTVTLGIISTLNRPSSEVGIPDKRVDFIQTDAAINPGNSGGPLLNDQGEVIGINTAIRANATGIGFAIPINKAKAIQGQLTKGEKVAHPYIGVQIINLTPELAKENNSDPNAPLFLPEIEGILVMKVIPDTPAADAGLRRGDVIIAIDNQPIKTADELQRIVDQSGLGTSLSIQVKRGNQTRQFRVKTAQLEEVMEN